A genomic region of Persephonella marina EX-H1 contains the following coding sequences:
- the lepA gene encoding translation elongation factor 4 has translation MSRRMEHIRNFSIIAHVDHGKSTLADRLMEFTGAVEEREKKDQLLDTLDIERERGITIKLQAVRLNYKAKDGQEYTLHLIDTPGHVDFGYEVSRSLTACEGALLLIDATQGIEAQTIATFWQALEQDLEIIPVINKIDLPSADVERIKEQIADVLGLDPDEAILASGKAGIGIQDILEAIVNKIPPPEGEEDKPLKALIFDSYYDPYRGAVAFVRIFDGEVKKGTKIKLMSTGKEFEVTEVGAQTPQMTQLDSLRAGDVGYIAAAIKDVRDIRIGDTITDAKNPTDQPVPGFRPAKPMVYAGLYPTGSTLFEDLRDALEKYSINDAAITYEMESSPALGLGFRCGFLGLLHMEIVQERLEREYDIELITTAPNVIYKVITKKGEELEVRNPSQMPDPSQIDKILEPYIEANIITPNDYVGAIMQLVQDKRGIQRSFEYIDKKTVLLRYDIPMAEVLFDFHDKLKTATRGYASFDYEFKDYRPGYLVKMDIKINGEIVDALSFIVHRDKAYRVGRNIVDKMREVIPRQLFEVRIQAVIGSKVVASARVAPLRKDVLAKCYGGDITRKKKLLEKQKKGKKRMKQLGKVELPQEAFLSILKAE, from the coding sequence ATGAGCAGAAGAATGGAACATATAAGGAACTTCTCAATAATAGCACACGTAGACCACGGAAAATCAACACTTGCAGACAGACTTATGGAGTTTACAGGAGCTGTTGAGGAGAGGGAAAAGAAGGATCAGCTTTTAGACACACTTGATATAGAAAGGGAAAGGGGAATCACCATAAAGCTTCAGGCTGTAAGGCTTAACTACAAAGCAAAAGATGGACAGGAGTACACACTCCACCTGATAGACACACCGGGACACGTTGATTTTGGTTACGAGGTTTCAAGATCATTAACAGCATGTGAGGGGGCTCTACTGCTTATTGATGCGACACAGGGTATTGAAGCCCAGACGATAGCCACATTCTGGCAGGCATTAGAGCAGGATCTTGAGATCATACCTGTAATAAACAAGATAGATCTTCCATCTGCAGATGTTGAGAGGATAAAGGAACAGATAGCTGATGTTCTCGGACTTGATCCCGACGAGGCTATCCTCGCATCTGGAAAAGCCGGTATAGGAATACAGGACATACTTGAAGCTATAGTAAACAAAATTCCCCCACCAGAAGGTGAGGAAGATAAGCCTTTAAAAGCTTTAATATTTGATTCCTACTACGATCCTTACAGAGGGGCCGTTGCTTTTGTAAGGATATTTGATGGAGAGGTTAAAAAAGGTACAAAGATAAAACTTATGTCAACAGGTAAAGAGTTTGAGGTTACAGAGGTTGGTGCACAGACACCTCAGATGACACAGCTTGATAGCCTGAGAGCCGGTGATGTTGGCTATATTGCAGCTGCTATAAAAGATGTTAGAGATATCAGGATAGGTGATACGATCACAGATGCAAAAAATCCTACAGATCAGCCTGTTCCCGGTTTTAGACCGGCAAAACCTATGGTCTATGCAGGGCTCTACCCAACAGGTTCAACTCTGTTTGAGGATCTGAGGGATGCCCTTGAGAAATACTCAATAAATGATGCAGCCATAACATACGAGATGGAAAGCTCTCCAGCACTTGGTCTTGGTTTCAGATGCGGATTTTTAGGACTTCTCCATATGGAGATCGTTCAGGAAAGACTTGAGAGAGAGTACGATATAGAGCTTATAACAACAGCTCCAAACGTTATATACAAAGTGATCACAAAGAAGGGAGAAGAGCTTGAGGTAAGAAACCCATCACAGATGCCAGATCCTTCACAGATAGATAAGATACTTGAGCCTTATATAGAAGCAAACATTATCACCCCTAACGATTATGTAGGGGCAATAATGCAGCTTGTTCAGGATAAGAGAGGAATACAGAGATCTTTTGAGTACATAGACAAAAAAACGGTTCTCCTCAGATACGACATACCAATGGCTGAAGTTCTGTTTGATTTCCACGACAAGCTTAAAACAGCAACAAGGGGATATGCATCATTTGATTATGAGTTTAAAGATTACAGACCCGGTTATCTTGTTAAGATGGATATAAAGATAAATGGTGAGATCGTTGATGCCCTCTCATTCATTGTCCACAGAGATAAAGCCTACAGGGTGGGAAGAAATATTGTTGACAAGATGAGAGAGGTAATACCAAGACAGCTCTTTGAGGTAAGGATTCAGGCTGTTATAGGATCAAAGGTTGTAGCATCTGCGAGGGTAGCACCACTGAGAAAAGATGTTCTCGCAAAATGTTACGGTGGAGATATAACAAGGAAGAAAAAGCTTCTTGAGAAACAGAAAAAGGGTAAGAAGAGAATGAAACAGCTTGGAAAGGTGGAACTTCCTCAGGAGGCATTTCTCAGTATTCTAAAAGCAGAGTAA
- a CDS encoding TlpA family protein disulfide reductase, producing the protein MRKIFFFLIVLPFFILSCEKKDHENNRDLHRYTLVDKDGNPVPLPEDKLIVLNFMAYSCSACMEEIPVMKKVIQEKKYRDRFQIIAMVIDSDKGDLSDPVFPIYPNHKQNFVRFPVPGTPTTYIITPEGKKLVTIYGAVTEENFRKYLDEALEKSKKILN; encoded by the coding sequence ATGAGAAAAATCTTTTTCTTTCTGATAGTTTTACCTTTTTTTATACTTTCCTGTGAAAAGAAAGATCATGAAAATAACAGGGATCTCCACAGATATACTCTTGTTGATAAAGATGGAAATCCCGTTCCACTCCCTGAAGATAAACTCATAGTCCTTAACTTTATGGCTTACTCATGTTCTGCCTGTATGGAAGAGATACCTGTTATGAAAAAGGTTATTCAGGAAAAAAAGTACAGGGACAGATTCCAGATAATCGCTATGGTGATAGATTCTGATAAAGGAGATCTCTCAGATCCTGTATTTCCGATATATCCAAATCATAAACAGAACTTTGTCAGATTTCCCGTTCCGGGAACACCAACAACATACATAATCACTCCAGAAGGAAAAAAACTTGTAACAATATACGGAGCTGTAACTGAGGAAAACTTCAGAAAGTATCTAGATGAAGCACTTGAGAAATCTAAAAAGATCCTAAATTAG
- a CDS encoding cupin domain-containing protein gives MKVLKTGIKDLEKIKEILTKEGYEDIFVWYDPAGSFYDWHTHPYQEVRWVIEGEIVMGTEDGDITLQAGDRLDLPAGTRHWAKTEKGVRYVCGSKK, from the coding sequence ATGAAGGTTTTAAAAACAGGTATAAAAGATCTGGAAAAAATTAAGGAAATTTTAACAAAGGAAGGTTATGAGGATATCTTTGTATGGTATGATCCAGCTGGATCGTTTTATGACTGGCATACCCATCCCTATCAGGAAGTCAGGTGGGTTATTGAAGGTGAGATAGTTATGGGAACTGAGGATGGAGATATAACCCTGCAGGCAGGAGACAGATTAGACCTACCTGCAGGAACAAGACACTGGGCCAAAACAGAAAAAGGCGTAAGATACGTTTGTGGGTCTAAAAAATAG
- a CDS encoding LolA family protein, with the protein MRKILILLLLTFSLSYASTYLDKFENKIKNISSIRGKFLQINTIEGFDQPQTFIGELYATKPDRLKIVYKDPYRQIILVEGRKSTVYTPEEKQAVISDLSEDFIIVKIFKILMENRSLKEIFSLDEEKNTDEGILISLVPKNEKGIKKVDLIIKKDLKIYKIKIYGEDSTVELQFPDIEYLDKKLDLRLDLPEDVEIIRQ; encoded by the coding sequence ATGAGAAAAATCCTTATTCTTTTACTGTTAACTTTTTCTCTATCCTACGCTTCTACCTATCTTGATAAGTTTGAAAATAAGATAAAAAACATATCCTCAATAAGGGGAAAATTTCTACAGATAAACACTATAGAAGGTTTTGATCAGCCCCAGACATTTATAGGTGAACTTTACGCAACAAAACCTGACAGACTGAAGATAGTGTACAAAGATCCATACAGACAGATAATACTGGTTGAAGGTAGGAAAAGCACAGTTTACACCCCTGAGGAAAAACAGGCTGTTATCTCAGATCTTTCTGAGGATTTTATCATAGTGAAGATATTTAAAATTCTTATGGAGAACAGATCTCTGAAGGAGATATTCAGTTTAGATGAGGAAAAAAATACAGATGAAGGAATTTTAATATCCCTTGTACCAAAAAACGAAAAAGGTATAAAAAAGGTGGATCTTATCATAAAAAAAGATCTGAAAATCTATAAAATAAAGATATACGGTGAAGACAGCACGGTAGAACTACAGTTTCCAGATATAGAGTATCTGGATAAGAAGCTTGACCTGAGACTGGATCTTCCTGAGGATGTTGAGATTATAAGACAGTGA
- the trxA gene encoding thioredoxin, which yields MGYSIDVTDENFEKLVIEKSYEKPVVVDFWAPWCGPCQMLKPVLEKLSKEYDFILAKVNTDENSMTANQFGVSGIPDVRIFIDGKEVDRFVGALPEPKIREILSKHMKSEIDRYLEEAYMEYMAGNLEEAEKIYEKLMREHPENKKIILEAAKFYIKENKLDEAERLLSEIKEYEKEYFPKAQALKELITFKNWCENLTAENELDRLLKEGACSAIHEDYKTALEKFLKIVQIDKKYRDEAGRKAMVAIFNILGESDPLTREYRKKLAMWLY from the coding sequence ATGGGGTATTCAATAGATGTAACTGATGAGAACTTTGAAAAGCTTGTTATAGAGAAATCTTATGAGAAGCCTGTAGTTGTTGATTTCTGGGCACCATGGTGTGGTCCATGCCAGATGTTAAAGCCTGTTCTGGAAAAACTGTCAAAGGAGTACGACTTTATACTTGCAAAGGTAAACACAGATGAAAACAGTATGACAGCAAACCAGTTTGGTGTAAGCGGAATACCAGATGTAAGAATCTTTATAGATGGAAAAGAGGTTGACAGATTTGTTGGCGCTTTACCTGAACCAAAGATAAGGGAGATACTTTCAAAACATATGAAATCTGAGATAGACAGGTATCTTGAAGAGGCGTACATGGAGTATATGGCTGGAAATCTTGAAGAGGCTGAAAAGATATATGAAAAACTTATGAGAGAACATCCGGAAAATAAGAAGATCATCCTTGAAGCCGCCAAGTTTTATATAAAGGAGAACAAACTTGATGAGGCTGAAAGGCTTTTAAGTGAGATAAAAGAGTATGAAAAGGAGTACTTCCCAAAAGCTCAGGCTCTGAAGGAGCTTATCACTTTTAAGAACTGGTGTGAGAATCTCACAGCTGAAAATGAGCTAGACAGACTCTTAAAGGAAGGAGCATGTTCAGCGATACATGAGGATTATAAAACAGCACTTGAAAAATTCTTAAAGATAGTCCAGATAGACAAGAAGTACAGAGATGAGGCCGGAAGAAAAGCTATGGTAGCAATATTCAACATACTCGGAGAGTCTGACCCATTAACAAGGGAATACAGGAAAAAGCTCGCTATGTGGCTTTACTGA
- a CDS encoding TIGR00269 family protein → MGKLKKGSRCTICKAKGGKEKAVVFLPHHRLALCRDHYIQWFEKRVEKTIKEFRMFSKKDRILVAVSGGKDSLTLWNVLTKLGYEADGFYIDLGIDQYSEDSKNLSLRFSERIGRPLHIISLKDEIAPIPVIDKSTNKPACSACGTAKRYYMNRYAKQLGYNIIATGHNLDDEVAVLFGNTLHWDIKYLKKQYPVLREEGGFIRKVKPLCKITEKESAMYAFFNDIEYIEYECPFSEGASSIEYKEILSKIEEKHPGTKLQFYTNFLKNMYPIIKEHYEKESQINICKICGEPSFSDICGMCRLKKAVEKSGVHN, encoded by the coding sequence ATGGGAAAGCTGAAAAAAGGAAGCAGATGTACTATATGCAAGGCAAAAGGTGGAAAGGAAAAGGCTGTTGTATTCCTGCCTCATCACAGACTAGCTCTGTGCAGGGATCATTATATCCAGTGGTTTGAAAAGAGGGTAGAAAAAACGATAAAAGAGTTCAGGATGTTCTCAAAAAAAGATCGTATACTTGTAGCTGTCTCAGGAGGAAAAGACAGCCTTACATTATGGAATGTTCTAACAAAACTTGGATATGAAGCAGATGGTTTTTATATTGATCTTGGTATTGACCAGTACTCAGAGGACTCCAAGAATCTAAGCCTAAGATTCTCAGAAAGGATAGGAAGACCTTTACATATAATCTCTCTAAAGGATGAGATAGCACCAATTCCCGTAATTGATAAATCAACAAACAAACCAGCATGCTCAGCATGTGGAACAGCCAAAAGGTACTATATGAACAGATATGCCAAACAGCTTGGATACAACATAATAGCAACAGGACATAACCTTGATGATGAGGTTGCTGTTCTTTTTGGAAACACTCTCCACTGGGATATTAAATATCTGAAAAAACAGTACCCTGTTTTAAGAGAAGAAGGAGGATTTATAAGAAAGGTAAAACCTCTCTGTAAAATTACCGAAAAAGAAAGTGCTATGTATGCATTTTTTAATGATATAGAGTATATAGAGTATGAATGTCCATTTTCTGAAGGAGCTTCATCTATTGAGTATAAGGAGATACTATCAAAAATTGAGGAGAAGCATCCAGGAACAAAACTACAGTTTTACACAAACTTTCTAAAGAATATGTATCCGATAATAAAGGAGCATTATGAGAAAGAATCACAGATCAATATATGCAAGATATGTGGAGAGCCTTCTTTCAGCGATATATGCGGTATGTGCAGGCTTAAAAAGGCTGTTGAAAAAAGCGGTGTTCATAACTGA
- a CDS encoding MoaD/ThiS family protein, whose amino-acid sequence MEIKVKYRGKEQVLRFDKEKVTASDILKALGLSSEHAFVAKNGEIASEDEIISPEDSIKVVNAISGG is encoded by the coding sequence ATGGAGATAAAGGTAAAGTACAGGGGAAAGGAACAGGTACTGAGGTTTGATAAGGAAAAAGTGACGGCATCTGACATACTGAAAGCACTTGGTCTATCTTCAGAACATGCTTTTGTTGCGAAAAATGGTGAGATAGCATCTGAAGATGAGATCATAAGTCCTGAGGACAGTATAAAAGTTGTAAATGCGATATCAGGAGGTTAA
- a CDS encoding N-formylglutamate amidohydrolase: protein MFPILISIPHGGWKIPPEVKDLVVLSERDLFDDSDPFTADIYDIGDMAVSVVKTEIARAFVDPNRAPDDLPPKNPDGVVKTKTCYGVQIYREPLDEEMIKKLLDRYYFPYHKKIQESLKNPEIKIAFDCHSMASVAPEISPDIGMERPMICLGNVKGQSCDYETTEKLREAFIKAFNLPENEVTVNRPFSGGYITRRYGNKPVPWIQIELNRKLYLSEPWFDRESLKVKKERLDQLKNMFIKTLELFFS from the coding sequence ATGTTTCCCATTTTAATATCAATCCCTCACGGGGGATGGAAGATTCCCCCTGAGGTTAAAGATCTGGTAGTACTGTCAGAAAGAGATCTTTTTGATGACTCTGATCCCTTTACAGCTGATATATACGATATAGGAGATATGGCTGTAAGTGTTGTAAAAACAGAGATAGCAAGGGCATTTGTTGATCCTAATAGGGCACCAGACGATCTTCCACCAAAAAATCCAGATGGTGTCGTCAAAACAAAAACATGTTATGGCGTACAGATATACAGAGAACCTCTTGATGAAGAAATGATAAAAAAACTCCTTGATAGATATTACTTTCCATATCACAAAAAAATCCAGGAATCCTTAAAAAATCCGGAGATAAAAATAGCATTTGACTGCCACTCTATGGCATCTGTTGCCCCTGAGATATCACCTGATATAGGAATGGAAAGACCTATGATCTGCCTGGGTAATGTTAAAGGTCAGTCCTGCGATTATGAAACAACTGAGAAGCTGAGAGAAGCCTTTATTAAAGCGTTTAACCTTCCTGAAAATGAGGTTACAGTTAACAGACCTTTCTCAGGTGGATATATAACAAGAAGATACGGTAATAAGCCTGTTCCGTGGATACAGATAGAGCTAAACAGAAAGCTTTACCTTTCAGAACCATGGTTTGATAGGGAAAGTTTAAAGGTTAAAAAAGAGAGGTTAGATCAGCTAAAAAATATGTTTATAAAAACCCTTGAACTGTTCTTCAGTTAA
- the ggt gene encoding gamma-glutamyltransferase yields MDLKKIENSFEADGIKFSESGRCMVATAFPDATQAGIEMFRQGGNAVDAAVASALALAVCEPQGSGIGGQTMMVIYTGKKVIAIDGSSRAPSLAHVSAIYEEDRGVGYRATTVPSTLAVLGYVHRKYGKLPWSTVVEPAIRVAYEGYKITQLQHRLQKRELENFKKVPSFSGGRYFLKDGKPYNPGDVFKQHDLARLLEDIARYGFEYFYQGKPAKMIDADMRENGGLLRYDDLALIPLPIERKPVVGRFRGLKIYTMPPPGAGRPLIYALLMLDATSQKELHSDKIKKIHLLIEIIREALLERTGRPYDPNFYPQITPERMLSPRYASKKVKQIAQSIDFHLPIHETYDEYTEETTHLSVMDENMAVSLTQSVERVYGSKAAAEGLGFLYNNYLMDFEYKKPDHPYYLRPNSVPWATVSPTIVFMNDEPWLVMGSPGSERIFSVLTQFLMHIVDQDMSIDKAIVQPRIHSSLGGLISYEDRFDKEIIEYLKREGYRLDRREAFSFYLGSIHAILRKMDGGFQGASDVRRDGTAGGL; encoded by the coding sequence ATGGATCTGAAAAAGATAGAAAATAGTTTTGAAGCTGATGGGATTAAATTTTCAGAATCAGGAAGATGTATGGTTGCCACAGCATTTCCAGATGCAACACAGGCAGGAATTGAGATGTTCAGACAGGGTGGAAACGCTGTTGATGCTGCCGTTGCTTCAGCCCTCGCTCTGGCTGTCTGCGAACCTCAGGGAAGTGGAATAGGCGGTCAGACTATGATGGTCATATATACAGGAAAAAAGGTGATAGCTATAGATGGATCATCAAGGGCCCCTTCCCTTGCCCATGTAAGTGCCATATATGAGGAGGATAGAGGAGTAGGATATAGAGCAACAACTGTTCCAAGTACACTTGCTGTTCTGGGTTATGTACACAGGAAGTACGGAAAACTGCCATGGTCAACGGTGGTTGAGCCTGCAATAAGGGTAGCCTATGAGGGTTACAAAATAACACAGCTCCAGCATAGACTCCAGAAAAGAGAGCTTGAAAACTTCAAAAAAGTTCCATCTTTCTCAGGTGGAAGGTACTTTCTGAAAGATGGTAAACCTTACAATCCCGGTGATGTCTTTAAACAGCATGATCTTGCAAGACTACTGGAGGATATTGCAAGATACGGTTTTGAGTATTTCTATCAGGGAAAGCCTGCAAAGATGATTGACGCAGACATGAGGGAGAATGGAGGACTTTTAAGATATGACGACCTTGCACTCATACCACTTCCTATTGAGAGAAAACCTGTTGTTGGAAGATTCAGAGGACTGAAGATATACACAATGCCACCACCTGGAGCGGGAAGACCTCTTATTTATGCACTTCTTATGCTTGATGCAACATCACAGAAAGAACTTCATTCAGATAAGATCAAAAAGATACATCTCCTTATAGAGATAATAAGGGAAGCCTTACTTGAGAGAACAGGAAGACCTTACGACCCTAACTTTTACCCACAGATAACACCTGAAAGGATGCTAAGTCCAAGGTATGCCTCAAAAAAGGTGAAACAGATAGCACAGTCCATAGATTTTCATCTCCCAATTCATGAAACATACGACGAGTACACAGAGGAAACAACACATCTGTCTGTTATGGATGAGAATATGGCAGTCAGTCTTACACAGTCTGTAGAAAGGGTTTATGGAAGTAAAGCTGCCGCAGAAGGACTTGGTTTTCTTTATAACAACTACCTTATGGATTTTGAGTATAAAAAACCTGATCACCCTTATTACCTGAGACCAAACTCAGTTCCATGGGCAACTGTATCACCTACAATAGTATTTATGAATGATGAACCGTGGCTTGTGATGGGAAGCCCCGGAAGTGAGAGAATATTCTCTGTTTTAACACAGTTTCTTATGCATATCGTTGATCAGGATATGTCCATAGACAAGGCTATCGTCCAGCCAAGAATACACAGCTCACTTGGTGGACTTATAAGTTATGAGGATAGATTTGATAAGGAGATAATAGAGTACCTGAAAAGGGAAGGTTACAGACTTGACAGGAGGGAAGCTTTCTCATTCTATCTTGGCTCTATACATGCCATACTCAGAAAGATGGATGGAGGTTTCCAGGGTGCTTCTGATGTCAGAAGAGATGGAACAGCAGGAGGTCTGTGA
- a CDS encoding D-alanine--D-alanine ligase family protein has product MRVLIIYNSDFSKVLFRLPKQTKEIYSPKTINKIADALRKKGHYVEIADGNIEIIDRLKEFFSKGKGIVFNLSYGIQGEDRYAHIPSLLEMLGVPYTGSSPEGHTLALDKAVTKILLKYYDIPTPDFHVFSPSDHDFSNVRFPAIVKPLKEALSLGITVVKDTDQMKKAVSRITEEFHQDAIVEEFIRGREFSVGLIGNDEDVETLPVLEFDFGGDPDAIQTTYLKRHKPIEKICPADIPEKTAKRMQELSKKVFHVLGLRDYARTDIRMDLEGNIYILEINSQASLGETGSFVTAAKTAGYTYEDLIEKILNTAVKRYPYLLEG; this is encoded by the coding sequence ATGAGAGTTCTGATTATATACAACAGCGATTTTTCAAAGGTTCTGTTTAGACTTCCTAAACAGACAAAGGAGATATACTCACCTAAAACTATAAATAAGATAGCAGATGCTCTAAGAAAAAAAGGGCATTATGTTGAGATAGCTGACGGAAATATAGAGATAATAGACAGACTGAAAGAGTTTTTCAGTAAAGGAAAAGGGATAGTTTTCAATCTCTCTTATGGAATTCAGGGGGAGGACAGGTACGCACATATACCATCCCTTTTAGAGATGCTTGGTGTTCCATATACAGGATCATCCCCTGAAGGACATACACTTGCTCTTGATAAGGCTGTAACAAAGATCCTCCTTAAGTATTATGATATACCAACACCTGATTTTCATGTATTCTCCCCATCTGATCACGATTTTTCCAATGTAAGATTCCCTGCAATTGTTAAACCCCTTAAAGAAGCCCTTTCCCTTGGTATAACAGTTGTTAAAGATACAGATCAGATGAAAAAGGCTGTATCCAGAATAACAGAAGAGTTCCATCAGGATGCAATTGTTGAGGAGTTTATAAGGGGAAGAGAGTTCTCAGTCGGTCTTATAGGAAATGATGAGGATGTGGAAACATTACCTGTTTTAGAGTTTGATTTTGGAGGAGATCCTGATGCGATACAGACAACATACCTGAAAAGACACAAACCTATAGAGAAGATATGTCCCGCTGATATACCTGAAAAGACAGCAAAAAGAATGCAGGAGCTGAGCAAAAAAGTTTTCCACGTTCTTGGCCTGAGGGATTATGCAAGAACTGACATAAGAATGGACCTTGAGGGGAATATATACATACTTGAGATAAACTCACAGGCAAGTCTCGGTGAAACAGGCTCATTCGTCACAGCAGCAAAAACTGCAGGATATACATATGAGGATCTTATAGAAAAAATTCTAAATACAGCTGTAAAAAGATATCCTTATCTTCTGGAGGGGTGA
- a CDS encoding NUDIX domain-containing protein yields MGIKTPFVAVDGIIQLFDSEDRFRGIVLIERKNPPLGLAIPGGFVDVGERVEDALIREMKEETDLDVEIVRLLGVYSDPDRDPRFHTVSITYVCKAYGEPKAQSDAKDVKIFRLEDIPFDKLVFDHAKILKDYLLR; encoded by the coding sequence ATGGGTATAAAAACACCTTTTGTTGCAGTTGACGGAATAATACAGCTCTTTGACAGTGAGGACAGGTTTAGAGGGATCGTCCTTATTGAGAGAAAAAATCCACCTCTAGGACTTGCTATACCAGGAGGATTTGTTGATGTAGGAGAGCGTGTAGAAGATGCTCTTATAAGAGAGATGAAGGAAGAGACAGATCTTGATGTTGAGATTGTCAGACTTTTAGGTGTGTACTCAGATCCTGATAGAGATCCAAGATTCCATACAGTTTCTATAACATATGTTTGTAAAGCCTATGGAGAACCAAAAGCACAGAGTGATGCAAAGGATGTAAAGATTTTCAGACTTGAAGATATTCCATTTGATAAACTTGTTTTTGATCATGCGAAAATTCTGAAGGACTATCTTCTGAGATAG
- a CDS encoding c-type cytochrome: protein MRKFLTFVLALGMLSVGLSYAGGKDVERKLMQLAKKKGCTTCHDLDKPKNSVPYRVIAKEYKGKKDAVETLVKSILYASFGKWQTLGPKKYGMKPRAIYMPRQRQVTESEAREIVKLILSLDTSSVKTK from the coding sequence GTGAGGAAATTTTTAACTTTTGTTCTGGCTTTAGGGATGCTTTCTGTTGGCTTATCCTATGCTGGTGGTAAGGATGTAGAGAGAAAGCTTATGCAGTTAGCCAAAAAGAAAGGCTGTACAACATGCCATGATCTTGACAAACCAAAAAACTCAGTTCCCTACAGAGTGATAGCTAAGGAGTACAAAGGGAAAAAGGATGCTGTTGAGACACTTGTAAAAAGTATCCTTTATGCGAGCTTTGGAAAGTGGCAGACTCTTGGACCTAAGAAATACGGTATGAAACCAAGGGCTATATACATGCCAAGACAGAGACAGGTTACAGAAAGTGAAGCGAGGGAGATAGTTAAGCTGATACTTTCACTGGACACAAGTTCGGTTAAAACAAAGTAA
- a CDS encoding Crp/Fnr family transcriptional regulator yields the protein MEYSNFFKSLTDKEISYLKSISKIKEKKEGDIIFWEGDDPKYTFFLIEGVVKIYKTSNNGNDITLNYILPPSFIGEFAVIKGMKYPISAEMESNGRLIVFETKGLTKFIEKNKNFMREIIIYLANKIEKNYSYCEDLMEKNAKKKVAKFIKEHEDLFFSLKHTKIASILNITPETLSRTLRELKNEGLIVERKIVKINKNKLESLLND from the coding sequence ATGGAGTATTCAAATTTTTTTAAGTCGTTGACCGATAAGGAAATCTCTTACCTTAAATCTATATCCAAGATTAAGGAAAAGAAGGAAGGTGATATAATCTTCTGGGAAGGGGACGATCCTAAATACACATTCTTTCTTATTGAAGGTGTAGTAAAGATATACAAAACATCAAATAACGGAAATGATATAACTTTAAATTACATCCTGCCCCCGTCTTTTATTGGAGAGTTTGCTGTTATAAAAGGTATGAAATATCCAATATCAGCTGAGATGGAATCTAATGGAAGGCTTATAGTATTTGAAACAAAAGGTCTCACAAAATTTATCGAGAAAAACAAAAATTTTATGAGAGAGATAATCATCTATCTTGCAAACAAGATAGAAAAAAATTACAGCTACTGTGAAGATCTTATGGAAAAGAACGCAAAGAAAAAAGTGGCAAAATTTATAAAGGAACATGAAGATCTCTTTTTCAGTTTAAAACATACAAAGATAGCATCTATACTGAACATTACCCCTGAAACACTCTCAAGAACTTTGAGAGAGCTTAAAAATGAAGGTCTGATCGTAGAGAGAAAGATAGTAAAGATAAATAAAAATAAACTTGAAAGTCTTTTAAATGACTAA
- a CDS encoding c-type cytochrome, producing the protein MKKYLTAVLLGIGIISLPSLAGEDMKEFIKKKGCFACHDISRQKSGPPFKAVAKEYKGKPDAVKTLVTSITSGSMGKWQGLSKKYGFKVNMMYMPRQHVTKEEAEKIVKYILSLEK; encoded by the coding sequence ATGAAAAAATATCTGACAGCGGTACTACTTGGTATAGGAATAATATCTTTACCATCGCTGGCTGGTGAGGATATGAAAGAGTTTATTAAGAAAAAAGGTTGTTTTGCCTGTCATGATATTTCAAGACAAAAGTCAGGACCACCTTTTAAGGCTGTTGCCAAGGAGTATAAGGGAAAACCAGATGCTGTAAAAACTCTTGTAACAAGTATTACTTCAGGAAGTATGGGTAAATGGCAGGGACTGTCTAAAAAGTATGGTTTTAAGGTCAATATGATGTATATGCCAAGACAGCATGTTACAAAGGAAGAAGCAGAAAAAATAGTGAAATATATACTTTCGTTAGAAAAATAG